The genomic stretch CACTTGTGCTCGACTTTTGGAGACCCCCGTTGCGCGACAGCTATCTGGATGATCAGGAATATCAGGCCCAGCAATACGAAAAGCGCGGGAAAACCCCAGACAGGCAACCCTTTTCTGGCCTTGTGAAAAAGGTCGCTTCTCAGGTTTACAGCTCTCAGCTTCAGGTCTCTCAGCAAAAACAGCAACGCTTATCCATCCTCTCCAGAGGGGTCTACCTTTCCGTCTACCGCTAAAGTGGTAGACGGAGCGGGGGTCAAAGTTAAGTCATGTTACGTGCTCGAGCGTTACCTCTACGCGTCCGGGGAGTTCCTTGGTCCAGCCGGTGCGCACGATGTGCCCGGTCCAGGCCTCGTAGAGCCCGGTAATCTTACCCGCGACTATCCCTGAGTGAAACGGGTTTTCCACGACAAAGTGGACCTTGCGCCCATCGACCCACGCCGAGATCGGGTTCCCGATTCCCATCCACGGAAAGTCGGACATGATGTTTATCAGATTGCTGCCCTGGGGAATCGCGTAGCGCACCGCCGAGGTCTCGCGCATATACTTCTGTTCGAGCCCTTCCATCAGAGCAGGCAGCTCCGGCCCGAACTCTTGTTCGAGCCCTTTCAGAACGGCGTGGAAGCTTTGCGTGGGAAGCGCCACGAACCGCATGCCGGTTTGAGTATGCCGCAGGATTCCCTTCTCGAAGTCCAGGTAGATGCTGGCGGTTACGGCCAGTGGCACACTGCACCTGGGGCACTTGTCCAGTTCCAGGCTGCCGGGAAGGAACGGGGTTTCCGCCAGCGTCAACTGTTTTTCGGCGGACGGCTCGTCGCTGACCTTTTGAACAGTGATTATGTACTCGTTGGATTTGATCCGTTTCCACTCGACCCGCACCCCGATTCGCTCCAGGAACTCGAACACTCCTAATCCGTCACCCGCGATAAGAGGCACTGAATGAGGGTTTGTAATGAGAACCCGCGCGTGATTGCCGCTCGCGTATTCAATCAACTCTGCCCGGCCCATGCCAAGCCCGGCCATGTAGTTGAAGATAAATTTACTGGTGGCCTTGATGCCGAACTCCGGTCGGGCGATCTTCCCCCGTGGCAATTTGGTCAGGAACCCTGGCAAGAGCGTTTCGATGAACCGTTTGCCAACTTCCTTTTCCGCTTTGCAAATGATCGGATCGATGGAGGCGTTCCTCCATCGGGATACACCGCTAAAGAGAGCATGCAGCTCATCTACCTCGAGATAGACTAGGCGGGTATGCCCGGAGTCTTTGCCAATAATAGTGCCGTTCCGGGACCATGCCAGGAATTTCCCGTAAGGCACCGGGAATCCGCAATCTTTGCAGTATCTCATCAAGATCACCTTCAGTTGAGTTTCACTCAGACTACGTAAAAAGGGGTCAAACCCCTTTTTACGTTTTTTATTTTTTCATAAAAAAATGCGAGTATAATGTCATGTCTATAGTTTAATGCAACATTTGGAGGAGGTCGAATTGCCGCGATATGTTCATCATCCTCTCAACGAAGAAGTGCGCAGCATCGGCGGCTACTACAAGGTTCTTCAAGAAAGCGTTCTCGACTTTGAGGACAAGAAGATACTGTTCGCCCTCAAGGGCGCACACGCGGATACCGCTTGTTGCGGATCAGGTGGCATGGGTTTTCTGACTGTTCCGGGCTATCTGGTTTCCTGGAAGTCCGACAAGAACGAGGACGGCCTGCCAGTGAGCGAGGTCAAGCACGTTACGGACAGGGAAGCGCGCAAGCGTATCAAGGAGATTCTCAAAGAGAAGTTTCCGTATATAGACACGGTCGAGTTTGATTGAACAGGAGAAAAGGGAGTGATTGAATGGTTGGGATACGCTCGTACGGAGGGTATGTTCCACGCTATCGGTTGAACAGGATGGTCATCTTCGGGTCGATGGGCTGGATCAACCCGGCCAACATATTGAACGCGCAAGGTGAGAAAGCGGTTGCGAATTTCGATGAGGATGCGGTGACTATGGCGGCAGCCGCCGCGATCGACTGCGTCAACGGTTTTGAGAGGTCGGAAATCGGCGGGGTCTACTTCGCCTCAACGACCGCGCCTTACAGGGAACGCCTGTGCGCCAACCTGGTCGCGGGAGCGCTTGCCACCGGTGAGAGCATCAGAACCGTGGACTTTGCGGGGGGGCTCAAGGCTGGCGCCAGCGGGCTCATGGCGGCGCTCGACGCGGTCGCGGCTGGCAGCGCGAACAACGTGGTGGTATCGGCCGCCGACTGCAGGCTCGGAAAGATGGGCAGCGTCCAGGAGTTGATGTTCGCCGACGCCGCCGGCGCGGTGATGGTAGGAAACGATGACGTTATCGCCGAGTACAAGGGGTCGTTCTCCATGGGGCACGACTTCGTCGATCACGTGCGTGGCGCCGAGACCAGATTCGACCGCCAGTGGGAGGAGCGCTGGATCCGCGACATCGGCTTCGGCCAGTTCATTCCCGAGGCGGTCAACGGGCTGTGCGCGAAGCACAATGTGGCTCCAGGCGACTTCGCGAAGATAATCTACCCGTGCTACTACGGGGGCGCGCGCAAGGCGATCAACAAGAAGTTGGGCCTCGAGCCGGACAGGGTGCAGGACAACATGCAGGCCGTTATCGGCGATGCGGGCACGGCTCAGCCGATGATTATGCTGGCAAGGGCGCTCGAGGACGCGGCGCCCGGCGATAAGATTATGCTCGTGTCGTATGGGAACGGCTGTGACGCCCTTTTCTTCGAGGTTACAGACGCTATCCGAAAACTCGCTCCCAGGCGCGGCGTTTCCGGTTGCCTGGCGAGGCGCGCGGATTTGGACAATTATCAGAAGTATCTGGTCTGGCGGGGGATGGCGCCGGTGGAGCTTGGCCTCCGGAGCGAGGAGCAGAAGTGGACCCGCTGGTCGCTCATGTGGCGCGACCACAGAGCGATGCTGAGCCTCACCGGCTCGAGGT from Candidatus Anoxymicrobium japonicum encodes the following:
- a CDS encoding 3-hydroxy-3-methylglutaryl CoA synthase; this encodes MVGIRSYGGYVPRYRLNRMVIFGSMGWINPANILNAQGEKAVANFDEDAVTMAAAAAIDCVNGFERSEIGGVYFASTTAPYRERLCANLVAGALATGESIRTVDFAGGLKAGASGLMAALDAVAAGSANNVVVSAADCRLGKMGSVQELMFADAAGAVMVGNDDVIAEYKGSFSMGHDFVDHVRGAETRFDRQWEERWIRDIGFGQFIPEAVNGLCAKHNVAPGDFAKIIYPCYYGGARKAINKKLGLEPDRVQDNMQAVIGDAGTAQPMIMLARALEDAAPGDKIMLVSYGNGCDALFFEVTDAIRKLAPRRGVSGCLARRADLDNYQKYLVWRGMAPVELGLRSEEQKWTRWSLMWRDHRAMLSLTGSRCKACGTPQFPPQKICVNPNCGAVDDSLPHVMSDKGGKIFSFTSDMLAATINPPAMYGAVDFNGGGRYMFDFTDCGIDDLAVGGSVEFSFRVKHRDDEHDITNYFWKAVPVAEGAE